Proteins from a single region of Carassius gibelio isolate Cgi1373 ecotype wild population from Czech Republic chromosome A5, carGib1.2-hapl.c, whole genome shotgun sequence:
- the LOC128000810 gene encoding uncharacterized protein LOC128000810 — protein MRYLMRFQTGSSVETTDDDKKRKRKRISNSKYRPQASSDEEESSLPDAPAVLSFGQPLLSFENIVPGNKVSVLPDAPEVASIPENQENVVPSVDFRGEPGFSPEIQTPLHRAKSLSTRHLTGYSPQQFLDERCRARQVLSFTPPAANLPWQHMGENAGGESHCSVIGPWTPLASRVQHEVFSYEDFQRLQNEKQAVMEENQALREENQALREENQALREENQALRESTARAASDDSGSLQEQVKQVGTMLKTFARTGQSGADQTLMLRRLGEFGVKAEKGAAQLRGTHSRPLKPRLTTDIPASLTTGTLSLSCSQ, from the exons ATGAGATATTTGATGCGCTTCCAAACAGGTTCTAGCGTTGAAACGACGGACGATgacaagaagagaaagagaaagagaatctCAAATTCCAAGTACAGACCCCAGGCCTCTTCTGATGAAGAGGAGTCTAGTCTTCCAGATGCACCAGCAGTGCTGTCGTTTGGACAACCTCTTTTGAGCTTTGAAAACATTGTTCCTGGTAACAAGGTTTCAGTGCTGCCCGATGCTCCAGAAGTTGCATCGATTCCAGAAAACCAGGAAAATGTTGTGCCATCTGTAGACTTCAGAGGTG AACCAGGTTTCTCCCCAGAAATTCAGACTCCACTTCACAGAGCCAAGAGTTTGAGTACAA GACACTTGACTGGTTACTCGCCGCAGCAGTTTCTGGATGAAAGGTGTCGAG CTCGTCAAGTACTAAGCTTTACACCCCCAGCAGCAAATTTACCCTGGCAGCATATGGGTGAAAACGCTGGAG GAGAAAGTCATTGCTCTGTAATTGGCCCTTGGACTCCCCTGGCATCTCGTGTACAGCATGAAGTTTTCAGCTATGAAG attTCCAGAGACTCCAGAATGAAAAACAAGCCGTGATGGAGGAGAACCAAGCCCTTAGGGAGGAGAACCAAGCTCTGAGGGAGGAGAACCAAGCTCTGAGGGAGGAGAACCAAGCTCTGAGGGAAAGCACTGCACGAGCAG CTTCGGATGACAGCGGCTCACTTCAAGAGCAGGTGAAGCAAGTTGGGACAATGTTGAAGACGTTTGCTCGCACTGGGCAATCAG GTGCAGATCAGACCTTAATGCTGCGACGTCTTGGAGAGTTTGGCGTGAAGGCGGAAAAAGGCGCCGCACAGCTGAGAGGGACCCACAGCCGACCCCTTAAACCTAGGCTGACTACTGACATCCCAGCATCACTGACAACTGGAACCCTTTCTTTATCCTGCAGTCAGTAA